TAATTTTTTGTAATTGCCAATATTCCTTACTAATTAATAAAGGTTATTATAAATTTATATGGAATATATTATATAAACTATGTAAAAGGAGGAGTTATTTTGGATATTGTAATTTTATCAAGACTACAGTTTGCGATTACAACTTTGTACCATTTTTTATTCATCCCGTTAACCTTAGGCTTAGCTTTTTTCATTGCTGTTTTAGAAACAATGTATGTTAAAACAGATAATGTTAAATATAAAGAGATGGCTAAGTTTTGGGGTAAATTATTTCTTGTGAATTTCTCAATGGGCGTTGTTACAGGAATTGTGCAGGAGTTTCATTTTGGGATGAACTGGTCGGAGTATTCTAGGTTTATGGGTGATATTTTTGGTGCGCCATTAGCCTTAGAAGCTTTGACAGCATTTTTCTTGGAGTCAACTTTTTTAGGGATATGGATTTTTGGTTGGGATAAACTCGGCAAAAAGTTACATGCTGCTTGTATTTGGATTGTAGCGTTAGCTAGTAATTTATCAGGGTTTTGGATTTTGGTAGCAAATTCCTTTATGCAACATCCGGTAGGTTATGTTATCAATAATGGCCGAGCAGAAATGGTTGATTTTATTGCACTTATTACTAATTCTTATGTGGTTGGGCAGTTTTTACATAATTTTCTAGCAAGTATTGTTACAACGGCTTTTTTTGTTTTAGCAATTAGTGCTTATAAAGTTTACCAAAAAGCTAATACAAATGAATTTACGTTGTCTTTAAAAATGAGTTTAGTTTTAGCAACAGTAGGGTTGTTGGGGGTTATGGGAACCGGACATTTGCAAGCGCAACAAGTGGCGGCGATGCAACCAATGAAATTGGCGGCAGTGGAGGCGCTATGGGAGACGAAAAATCCGGCACCGTTTGGTATTTATGCAAAAATTGATGAAATTAAACAAGAAAATGATCATGAAATTAGTGTGCCATATTTATTAACGGCATTGGTTTATAATGATCTTAAAGGTGAAGTTAAAGGAATTAAAGAACTGCAAGCTAGAGCGGTTGAACAGCATGGTGCAGGTCATTATATTCCGGATGTTACTGGTTTGTTTTGGAGTTTCCGCATTATGATTGTGTCAGGTTTAATAATGGCGGGAGTCGTTTTTATCAGTTTAATTGGTTGGTTTAGAAAAACTTTATTTGAAAGTAAATGGATATTAAAATTGCTTATTTTAGTGTTGCCATTGCCGTATTTGGCTAATAGCACCGGTTGGTATGTTACTGAAGCTGGTCGGCAGCCTTGGATTGTAGTGGGCTTACAAAAAGTTAGTAGTGCAGTTTCGCCGAACTTAACACCACTGGAAGTTAATATAACGTTGATTGGCTTTACGCTTATTTATGCTATTTTAGCCGTGGTTGCAGTAAAAGTAGGTTTTAAATTTGTTAAAAAAGGGCTAACCAGTGAAGGAGGTGCTAATTAATGGATCTAAATATTATTTGGTTTATTTTAATTACAGTGCTGTTTATTGGCTTCTTCTTTCTCGAAGGTTTTGATTATGGGGTCGGTGGCTTGTTGCCGTTTTTGGGTAAAACTGATGTAGAGCGTCGGATGATTATCAATACTATTGGACCGGTGTGGGATGGTAATGAAGTTTGGATGATTACGGCGGGCGGAGCATTATTTGCTGCTTTTCCACACGTTTATGCGACAATGTTTAGTAGTTTTTATTTGGCGTTGTTTTTAATCTTGTTAGCACTGATTGTTAGAGGAGTAGGGTTTGAGTTTCGCAGTAAGGACGATAGTCCGGTTTGGCGCAATACTTGGGATTACTTGATTTGCTTTGGTAGCGTGGTTCCGGCGTTAGTCTGGGGAATTGCGGTGACAAATCTGATTAAGGGACTGGCTATTAATGAAAAAATGATTTATACCGGTTCGTTTTTTGATTTATTTAGTGTCTATACTATTGTTGGTGGGTTAACTTTTTTAACTTTATTTTTATTTCATGGTGCATTATTTATCACCTTAAAGGTTGAAGGTGATTTAATTAATAGAGCCGGTGAGCTGGCTAAAAAAATCGGGATTGTGGCCGGTATCAGCTTTGCACTTTGTGGTATTTTAACTTATACTAATACTGATTTATTTAATAGTATGTTGGCGACAATTAGTTTGATTTTGGCAGTTGTTTTATTAGGGGGCAGTTATTGCTATGTGACTGTAGGCAAGTATGGTAGAGCTTTTATTGCTAGTTCTTTAAGTATTGCGATGGTTACATTGGCTTTTTTTGCAGGACTATTCCCGCGCTTCATTGTTTCTACTTTGAATGAAGCTTGGAGTCTTAATATTTATAATGCAGCTTCTTCACCTTATACTCTGAAAATCATGACGATAGCAGCTTTTATTTTGGTGCCGATTGTTTTGGTGTATCAAGGTTGGACGTATTGGGTGTTTAGAAAAAGAGTTGGAGCCAAAGATTTGGAGTATTAGATGTTTGATAGAAACTTGTTACTTGAGCTAAAAACTCACCAAAAGTCGGCGGTGCTACTCTGCTTGTTAGTGTTACTAAACGGCTTTTTGTTGGTGGCACAAGCTAATTTAATAATGGTTATTATCAATAGTGTCTTTAGTGAAGGGTTAGTAATCGGCAGTATGAAAAATTATTTTTACTGCCTATTACTAGCTCTTGTTTTGCGTTCAGCGGTTATATTTTTTCATGAACTTTTAGCACATAAGATTGGCCAGGCGGTAAAATATAATTTACAACAAAGGATTTTGAAAAAATTAATGGATCTAGGGCCGGTAGCCTTAGCGAGTAAACAAAGTGGACAACTGCTGAATTTGGTGACTGAGGGTATTTCTAGTTTAGAAGTTTATTTTTACAAATATTTGCCGCAGTTAGTAATAACTTTATTTATACCGCTGATTATTTTGAGTATTGTTTTTAAGTTAGACTTTATAAGTGGGATAATTTTATTGATAACAGTGCCGCTAATGCCACTGTTTATGATTTTAATTGGTAAAATGTCAGGTCAAGCTAGTAGTAAACAATGGCAGGTTTTAAAATATCTTAGTGGTCATTTTTTAGATGTTATTAAAGGTTTAAAAACTTTAAAACTGTTTGGGCGTAGTACCGAGCAGATTGAAGTTATTGAAAAAATAAGTAATGATTTTAAGGATGTAACGCTGGGTGTGTTAAAAATTGCGTTTGTATCAGCGTTGGTCTTAGAATTGATTGCGACAATGGGCATAGCAATGGTAGCAGTATCGATCGGACTAAGGCTATTAGCGGGTGAGATGGTTTTTAGTGTGGCTTTTTTAATTTTATTGTTGATTCCAGAATTTTATTTGCCGTTTCGTCAGTTAGGAACTAGTTTTCATGCTGGGATGAATGCAATGGCAGCAAGTTCCAATCTTTACCAGACCTTGTTGCTAGAAAATGATGAACTGAAGGGTAGTATCATAATTAAAACCTTTGACTTTTCGACGATTGAATTTCAAGCAGTAAGCTATGTTTATCCTGATCAGCGCAAGGGTTTACAGGAATGTAATTTTAAAATTGAATTGGGTGAAAAGGTTGCAGTGGTCGGTAGTAGCGGTGCTGGCAAAAGTACGGTTTTAAATTTATTGCAAGGTTTAATAACGCCAACGGCAGGTAGTATTGTAATAGATTCAATTCCGTTAAAGTCAATTAATCTTAAAAGTTGGTCGGAACATATTATTTGTATTAATCAAAGACCACATATTTTTGCGACTACTATTTTAGATAATATTAAAATAGCTAATAAAAGTGCTGATTTTGAGGCAGTAAGAACGGCGGTGCAACTTGCCGATGCTACTGCTTTTATTGAAAATTTACCACAAGGCTATGATACGGTAGTCGGTGAGGGTGGGGTAGCATTAAGTGGCGGTCAAATACGCAGAATATCGTTAGCGCGAGCTTTTTTGAGTAAAGCTAAAATAATTTTATTAGATGAGCCGATGGAAGGCTTGGATATTGAGACGGAGCTGGCAATTTTAAAATCATTAGAAAAACTTAGTGTTCAAAAAACAATTATTGTAGTTTCGCATAAACTAAATATGACTGTTAATTTTGATAAGGTTATTTTATTGTCAGAGGGTGCAGTAATAGAGTGTGGAACACCGGCGGAGTTAATCAAGGGCAAAAGTTATTATGCAAAGCTACTGCAAGCTTATCGAGGTATAAGATAATGCTAATAAAAGAATTAATAATCTTAGTAAACCCAAAAATATTATCAATAATGACGGCCTTGGTGTTAGGCATAGGGACAATTGTCAGTTCGCTCTCTTTAATTGGTTTTGCGGCCTATCTTATTAGTATGGCAGCATTACGACCCGGTTTTGAACAGCTGTATTTGGCGATTGTAGCAGTTCGTTTTTTTGGAATTGCTAAAGCGATTTTTCGTTATGGTGAAAGATATGTCGCCCATCAAGCTACTTTTGAAATTCTTACCGCTTTAAGGGTTTGGTGTTATGAAAAACTAGAACCATTGGTGCCGGCAAAACTGAAAAATTACCACAGTGGAAAAATTTTCAATATTATCGTTAAAGATATTGAGATTTTAAAAGACTTTTATTTACGTATTTTTGCACCGATATTTATTGCCTTAAGTAGTATTGTGGTGTTGGGGTTGTTCTTAAGTTATTATTCGCTAACTTTAGCGTTACTGACAGTATTATTTTTGGTGGTGCTTGGCTGTGTAGTGCCGATTCTTACTCATTACTATAATAAAAATAATGATGATAATTTAGCAGTAGCACAAGCTGGTTTTAATATTAAAGTATTAGATATTATTGCTGGGTTAGCGGAGATTAAGAGCTTTTCACTGGAACAAGAACAGTTTGAAAAGTTACAACAAAACATCAATAGCATTGAAAGAATTGAAAATAAAACAGAGTTAGCAAAGTTGTTATTAGAAGCTATCAGCAGTTTTTGGATGGGACTGCTTGTTATGGCAAGCTTATTTTGGTGTGGTTATTTGGTGAATGAACAGATGATAGCCGGTGTTACAATGGTAGTTTTGGTTTTAGTAATTCAAAGTAGCTTTGAAATAGTAGCAGGATTGCCGGCCGTAACATATTATTGGCGTGATAGTTATAATGCGGCCATAGAATTATGGAGCTTATTAAAACAGCAACCTGAAATTGAAAAGCAGTATGGTTTGGGATTACAATCAGGTCAGTTAGTGGTAGAAAATTTGAGTTTTGCTTATGATGATGATCTTATCTTGCGAAATATTAATTTTACCGTAGCAGAACAGCAAC
The nucleotide sequence above comes from Negativicutes bacterium. Encoded proteins:
- the cydC gene encoding thiol reductant ABC exporter subunit CydC; this translates as MLIKELIILVNPKILSIMTALVLGIGTIVSSLSLIGFAAYLISMAALRPGFEQLYLAIVAVRFFGIAKAIFRYGERYVAHQATFEILTALRVWCYEKLEPLVPAKLKNYHSGKIFNIIVKDIEILKDFYLRIFAPIFIALSSIVVLGLFLSYYSLTLALLTVLFLVVLGCVVPILTHYYNKNNDDNLAVAQAGFNIKVLDIIAGLAEIKSFSLEQEQFEKLQQNINSIERIENKTELAKLLLEAISSFWMGLLVMASLFWCGYLVNEQMIAGVTMVVLVLVIQSSFEIVAGLPAVTYYWRDSYNAAIELWSLLKQQPEIEKQYGLGLQSGQLVVENLSFAYDDDLILRNINFTVAEQQHLAIVGASGSGKTTLINLLLKFLHASSGKIMLSGIDYTLLSSTEILQKIAVVEQETHLFNDTLAANLLIAKTDATTAELLTVLKLAQLYDFVQSLPKGLETELGENGKVLSGGQRQRVALARALLKNAQIVILDEPTTGLDPENANAFMQVVQEVLQNKTVIIISHVLTTLRSVDEIIVLKDGDIWERGTYAELSTKDGLFSAWLGLQT
- a CDS encoding cytochrome ubiquinol oxidase subunit I, coding for MDIVILSRLQFAITTLYHFLFIPLTLGLAFFIAVLETMYVKTDNVKYKEMAKFWGKLFLVNFSMGVVTGIVQEFHFGMNWSEYSRFMGDIFGAPLALEALTAFFLESTFLGIWIFGWDKLGKKLHAACIWIVALASNLSGFWILVANSFMQHPVGYVINNGRAEMVDFIALITNSYVVGQFLHNFLASIVTTAFFVLAISAYKVYQKANTNEFTLSLKMSLVLATVGLLGVMGTGHLQAQQVAAMQPMKLAAVEALWETKNPAPFGIYAKIDEIKQENDHEISVPYLLTALVYNDLKGEVKGIKELQARAVEQHGAGHYIPDVTGLFWSFRIMIVSGLIMAGVVFISLIGWFRKTLFESKWILKLLILVLPLPYLANSTGWYVTEAGRQPWIVVGLQKVSSAVSPNLTPLEVNITLIGFTLIYAILAVVAVKVGFKFVKKGLTSEGGAN
- the cydD gene encoding thiol reductant ABC exporter subunit CydD → MFDRNLLLELKTHQKSAVLLCLLVLLNGFLLVAQANLIMVIINSVFSEGLVIGSMKNYFYCLLLALVLRSAVIFFHELLAHKIGQAVKYNLQQRILKKLMDLGPVALASKQSGQLLNLVTEGISSLEVYFYKYLPQLVITLFIPLIILSIVFKLDFISGIILLITVPLMPLFMILIGKMSGQASSKQWQVLKYLSGHFLDVIKGLKTLKLFGRSTEQIEVIEKISNDFKDVTLGVLKIAFVSALVLELIATMGIAMVAVSIGLRLLAGEMVFSVAFLILLLIPEFYLPFRQLGTSFHAGMNAMAASSNLYQTLLLENDELKGSIIIKTFDFSTIEFQAVSYVYPDQRKGLQECNFKIELGEKVAVVGSSGAGKSTVLNLLQGLITPTAGSIVIDSIPLKSINLKSWSEHIICINQRPHIFATTILDNIKIANKSADFEAVRTAVQLADATAFIENLPQGYDTVVGEGGVALSGGQIRRISLARAFLSKAKIILLDEPMEGLDIETELAILKSLEKLSVQKTIIVVSHKLNMTVNFDKVILLSEGAVIECGTPAELIKGKSYYAKLLQAYRGIR
- the cydB gene encoding cytochrome d ubiquinol oxidase subunit II, whose amino-acid sequence is MDLNIIWFILITVLFIGFFFLEGFDYGVGGLLPFLGKTDVERRMIINTIGPVWDGNEVWMITAGGALFAAFPHVYATMFSSFYLALFLILLALIVRGVGFEFRSKDDSPVWRNTWDYLICFGSVVPALVWGIAVTNLIKGLAINEKMIYTGSFFDLFSVYTIVGGLTFLTLFLFHGALFITLKVEGDLINRAGELAKKIGIVAGISFALCGILTYTNTDLFNSMLATISLILAVVLLGGSYCYVTVGKYGRAFIASSLSIAMVTLAFFAGLFPRFIVSTLNEAWSLNIYNAASSPYTLKIMTIAAFILVPIVLVYQGWTYWVFRKRVGAKDLEY